In Pseudoalteromonas marina, a genomic segment contains:
- a CDS encoding copper resistance system multicopper oxidase, whose amino-acid sequence MRIKSPLHQVSTPRRRFVQGVIAGGVLAAFPSVLHAASSLIAGTSTGTAPELSGEVIDLVIDESPVNFTGVVRMATTINGSIPAPTLRLREGDDVTIRVTNKLSVPSSIHWHGIILPYQMDGVPGISFKGIMPGETFVYKFKLQQSGTYWYHSHSGFQEMTGMYGALIIEPREKDIISADNEHVIQLSDWTDDDPMDLFRKLKVQGDVFNFNQPTVPEFFDDISNSSVSNALQRREMWNKMRMNPTDLADLSASAMTFLMNGCAPLTNWRGMFKAGEKVRLRFINGSSNTFFDVRIPELKLTVVQADGQNVEPVTVDEFRFGPGETYDVLVEPKNDAYTIFAQSMDRSGYAKGTLSMAPNVDAPVPSLDPVEWLTMTDMMGNMTHDSVHSTMADTAGMSGMNSNKMDHSAMGHGAMAMDHSKHGMTKNPLAVASTKVRHAKTEYGASVDMRVDMPRTNLDDPGIGLRKNGRRVLTLADLHSLEGITNQQEPEAEIELHLTGNMERYSWSFDGLEFGKSTPVHMKHNQRLRVILQNDTMMTHPMHLHGMWSDLENEKGDVQVRRHTIPVQPAQRISFLTTPHDVGRWAWHCHLLFHMDAGMFREVVVS is encoded by the coding sequence ATGAGAATTAAAAGTCCATTACATCAAGTTTCTACGCCACGTAGACGCTTTGTACAAGGTGTAATTGCTGGCGGTGTATTAGCTGCTTTTCCAAGTGTTCTTCATGCAGCTTCATCTTTGATTGCTGGAACTTCAACAGGTACTGCGCCCGAACTAAGTGGAGAAGTAATAGATTTAGTGATAGATGAGTCACCCGTAAACTTCACAGGTGTTGTAAGAATGGCTACAACAATCAATGGCTCAATACCAGCTCCTACCTTGCGCCTCAGAGAAGGTGATGACGTTACTATCAGGGTAACTAATAAATTATCAGTGCCGAGTTCAATTCATTGGCATGGGATCATTCTTCCGTATCAAATGGATGGCGTACCGGGTATTAGCTTTAAAGGTATAATGCCGGGTGAAACCTTTGTTTATAAATTTAAGCTGCAACAAAGCGGCACATATTGGTATCACTCACACAGTGGCTTTCAAGAAATGACAGGTATGTACGGCGCATTAATTATTGAGCCAAGAGAAAAGGATATTATTAGTGCTGACAATGAGCATGTCATCCAATTGTCTGATTGGACTGATGATGACCCAATGGATTTGTTTCGCAAGTTAAAAGTACAGGGCGATGTATTTAACTTTAATCAACCTACTGTTCCAGAGTTTTTTGATGACATTTCAAATAGCAGCGTTTCAAATGCGCTACAACGCCGGGAAATGTGGAATAAAATGAGAATGAACCCTACAGATCTTGCAGACTTATCAGCATCTGCAATGACTTTTTTAATGAATGGTTGTGCGCCTTTGACAAACTGGCGTGGAATGTTTAAAGCTGGCGAAAAGGTTAGGCTTAGATTTATTAACGGTTCTAGCAATACGTTTTTTGATGTAAGAATACCTGAGCTGAAGTTAACAGTTGTACAAGCTGATGGACAAAATGTTGAACCTGTGACAGTAGATGAATTTAGATTTGGTCCCGGTGAAACTTATGATGTACTTGTCGAGCCAAAAAATGATGCATATACGATTTTTGCACAAAGCATGGATCGCTCAGGTTATGCTAAAGGTACTTTATCAATGGCACCTAACGTTGATGCACCAGTACCTTCTTTAGACCCCGTTGAGTGGTTAACGATGACAGATATGATGGGCAATATGACCCATGATAGTGTGCATTCTACAATGGCTGATACGGCAGGTATGTCGGGCATGAATTCTAATAAAATGGATCATAGTGCAATGGGTCATGGAGCGATGGCAATGGATCATAGTAAACATGGAATGACTAAAAACCCATTAGCTGTTGCTAGCACTAAAGTGCGTCATGCAAAAACAGAGTATGGAGCTTCTGTTGATATGCGTGTTGATATGCCTAGAACAAACCTTGATGATCCCGGTATAGGTTTACGTAAAAATGGACGCCGTGTTTTAACACTTGCAGATTTACATTCTCTTGAGGGAATTACAAACCAGCAAGAGCCAGAGGCTGAAATTGAATTACATTTAACTGGAAACATGGAGCGTTATAGCTGGTCATTTGATGGCTTGGAATTTGGAAAAAGCACGCCAGTTCACATGAAGCATAATCAACGTTTAAGAGTTATTTTACAAAACGATACAATGATGACACATCCCATGCACCTGCATGGTATGTGGAGCGATTTGGAGAATGAAAAAGGTGATGTACAGGTTCGTCGCCATACTATCCCTGTACAACCAGCGCAAAGAATTAGTTTTTTAACAACACCTCATGACGTAGGTCGCTGGGCATGGCATTGCCATTTATTATTCCACATGGATGCAGGTATGTTTAGAGAGGTAGTTGTATCATGA